The following are from one region of the Variovorax sp. V213 genome:
- a CDS encoding oxepin-CoA hydrolase, alternative type, producing MTAELKSTSEGRTMVLTIANPTQRNALGPEIYAAGIEALNGAESSEEIRSVVIVGEGAWFCAGGSLQRLSDNRQRDPSVQAESIEGLHNWIDSIRAFPKPIIAAVEGAAAGAGFSLALACDFVVAARDAVFAASYSNVALSPDGGLSWHLGQALPRQLASEWLMCGERIGAPRLHALGLVNELSENGQALASALALAARLNARAPNSLASIKELLSEARGATFASQLSQERDHFVRNLHHPNAGIGIAAFLEKKPPQYE from the coding sequence ATGACCGCCGAACTGAAGAGCACCAGCGAAGGACGCACCATGGTGCTCACCATTGCCAACCCGACCCAGCGCAATGCGCTGGGCCCCGAGATCTATGCCGCGGGCATCGAGGCGCTCAACGGCGCCGAGAGCAGCGAGGAAATCCGCAGCGTCGTCATCGTGGGCGAAGGCGCATGGTTCTGCGCCGGCGGCTCGCTGCAGCGGCTGTCCGACAACCGCCAGCGCGACCCTTCGGTGCAGGCCGAAAGCATCGAGGGCCTGCACAACTGGATCGACTCCATCCGCGCCTTTCCCAAGCCCATCATCGCGGCGGTCGAAGGCGCGGCGGCAGGCGCGGGCTTCTCGCTCGCGCTGGCCTGCGATTTCGTCGTGGCCGCGCGCGACGCGGTTTTTGCGGCCTCCTACAGCAACGTGGCACTGTCGCCCGATGGGGGCCTGAGCTGGCACCTGGGCCAGGCATTGCCGCGCCAGTTGGCCAGCGAGTGGCTGATGTGCGGCGAGCGCATCGGTGCGCCGCGACTGCATGCGCTCGGGCTGGTCAACGAGCTGAGCGAAAACGGCCAGGCGCTCGCCAGCGCATTGGCGCTGGCGGCCCGGCTCAACGCACGCGCGCCGAATTCGCTGGCCAGCATCAAGGAGCTGCTGAGCGAGGCGCGCGGCGCCACGTTCGCGTCGCAACTCTCGCAGGAGCGCGACCACTTCGTGCGCAACCTCCACCATCCGAATGCCGGCATCGGCATTGCCGCGTTTCTCGAGAAGAAGCCTCCGCAGTACGAGTAA
- a CDS encoding phosphotransferase translates to MSQDFSNFIGTRAVSQQHAFDVGALAAWLEKNLDGFKGPLTVEMFKGGQSNPTYKLVTPTQSYVMRAKPGPVAKLLPSAHAVEREFKVMSGLAGTDVPVPRMHCLCEDEAVIGRAFYVMEFMQGRVLWDQSLPGMSNAERTAIYDEMNRVIAALHTVKFAERGLADYGKPGNYFERQIGRWSKQYKASTDGAGDLSQPIEAMERLIDWLPAHMPASARDESKVSIVHGDYRLDNVMFHATEPRIIAVLDWELSTLGHPLADFSYHCMSWHMPPTTGRGIGGVDVAVLGIPTESEYIRRYCERTRITTPEALAPDWNFYQAYNLFRMAAILQGIAKRVEAGTASSEQAVASARGARPMAEMAWQFAQKA, encoded by the coding sequence ATGAGCCAGGACTTCTCCAATTTCATCGGCACCCGCGCGGTCTCGCAGCAGCACGCCTTCGACGTCGGCGCGCTCGCAGCCTGGCTCGAGAAGAACCTCGACGGTTTCAAGGGTCCGCTGACAGTCGAGATGTTCAAGGGTGGCCAGTCGAACCCGACCTACAAGCTCGTCACGCCTACGCAGAGCTACGTGATGCGCGCCAAGCCCGGGCCGGTCGCCAAGCTGCTGCCCTCGGCCCATGCGGTGGAGCGCGAATTCAAGGTCATGAGCGGCCTTGCCGGCACCGACGTGCCCGTGCCGCGCATGCACTGCCTGTGCGAGGACGAAGCCGTCATCGGCCGCGCCTTCTACGTGATGGAGTTCATGCAGGGCCGTGTGCTGTGGGACCAGTCGCTGCCCGGAATGAGCAATGCCGAACGCACGGCCATCTACGACGAGATGAACCGCGTCATCGCGGCACTGCACACCGTGAAGTTCGCCGAGCGCGGCCTGGCCGACTACGGCAAGCCCGGCAACTACTTCGAGCGCCAGATCGGCCGCTGGAGCAAGCAGTACAAGGCCTCGACCGATGGCGCCGGTGACCTGTCGCAGCCGATCGAGGCCATGGAGCGCCTGATCGACTGGCTCCCCGCCCACATGCCTGCGAGCGCACGCGACGAGAGCAAAGTCTCGATCGTCCATGGCGACTACCGCCTGGACAACGTGATGTTCCACGCCACCGAGCCGCGGATCATCGCGGTGCTCGACTGGGAGCTCTCCACGCTGGGCCATCCCCTGGCGGACTTCAGCTACCACTGCATGTCCTGGCACATGCCCCCCACCACCGGCCGCGGCATCGGCGGCGTGGATGTCGCGGTGCTGGGCATTCCCACCGAGAGCGAATACATCCGCCGCTACTGCGAGCGCACGCGCATCACCACGCCCGAGGCGCTGGCGCCCGACTGGAATTTCTACCAGGCCTACAACCTGTTCCGCATGGCCGCGATCCTGCAAGGCATTGCCAAGCGGGTCGAAGCCGGTACCGCATCGAGCGAGCAAGCCGTGGCCTCTGCCCGCGGCGCGCGACCGATGGCCGAGATGGCCTGGCAGTTTGCCCAAAAGGCATAG
- a CDS encoding Crp/Fnr family transcriptional regulator — protein sequence MDDPILTIEEREAINSGRWFSSLSPSLRHDILRCAFVKRYKDGDLIAARGDPPDHWIACAKGAVRVSSTAVSGKQVTLTYVEPGIWFGDVAMFDGDRRTHDAYAHGETTILCVARADFQKILATHVELYEALMRLQARRIRTLFGLVEDLNTLPLRARLAKQLIHLVRSYGVPNLEDGSQMRIGLQLAQEELAQLLGASRQRVNQELKTMEREGTIRIEPGGLVVLDRVALMRVSEADI from the coding sequence ATGGACGACCCCATTCTTACCATCGAAGAACGTGAAGCGATCAACAGTGGTCGCTGGTTTTCTTCTCTATCTCCCTCGCTGCGGCACGACATTCTCCGATGCGCTTTCGTCAAACGCTACAAGGACGGCGACCTGATCGCCGCCCGCGGCGATCCTCCCGACCACTGGATTGCCTGCGCCAAGGGCGCGGTGCGCGTCAGTTCGACGGCCGTGTCGGGCAAGCAGGTGACGCTGACCTACGTGGAGCCGGGCATCTGGTTCGGCGACGTGGCGATGTTCGACGGGGACCGGCGCACCCACGACGCCTATGCGCATGGGGAAACCACCATCCTCTGCGTGGCGCGGGCCGATTTCCAGAAAATCCTGGCCACGCACGTGGAGCTGTACGAAGCGCTGATGCGCCTGCAGGCACGCCGCATCCGCACCCTGTTCGGACTGGTGGAAGACCTCAACACCCTGCCCCTGCGCGCGCGGCTGGCCAAGCAGCTGATTCACCTGGTGCGCAGCTACGGCGTGCCCAACCTGGAAGACGGCAGCCAGATGCGCATCGGCCTGCAGCTTGCGCAGGAAGAGCTGGCGCAGCTGCTCGGCGCATCGCGCCAGCGCGTCAACCAGGAACTCAAGACCATGGAACGCGAGGGCACCATCCGCATCGAGCCAGGCGGCCTCGTGGTACTGGACCGCGTGGCACTGATGCGCGTCTCCGAAGCGGATATCTGA